A window from Hymenobacter volaticus encodes these proteins:
- a CDS encoding sugar MFS transporter, which yields MATPLTSSPPTSTAAPARSYALPMVAMTALFFLFGAVTNFNDVLMPYLKDVCQLTDLQSSAVQSAFFGAYFLMSLPAGWVLKRLGYQRGIVAGLLIMAAGALLFVPAADSRAFGLFLTALAVLGAGITLLQVAANPYVSVLGPARSAAARVSIVGVANNFGGALSPLVGGLVLFGGSVTLKARLAALPLAQRLGEESQLVKAPYLGLAAFLVLLAGLFFFVVKLPEIESLPVEEETRGAEWDEEGHLRIVRRKSALEFPHLLLGIGAIFVYVGVEVGLGSFLIRYGEAQGIQQLSAFTQSLVRGLNVATNYAITLFGQSPAPIDTSAGFTKAVGAVLVSSYWFGSLVGRVIGIPLLLKFHNRALLVAVCAAGVTLVGASILSSGETALWLIVLCGLMNSIMWPVIFPLAITGLGRFTKQGSSYLVMAIVGGAIIPPLMGWLATHGGGLRVAFAVPLLCYAYLLFYSLSGYRVR from the coding sequence ATGGCTACTCCTCTCACCTCCTCTCCTCCTACCTCAACCGCCGCTCCGGCCCGCAGCTACGCCCTGCCGATGGTGGCCATGACGGCCCTGTTCTTCCTGTTTGGAGCCGTTACCAATTTCAACGACGTGCTCATGCCCTACCTCAAGGACGTGTGCCAGCTCACCGATTTGCAGTCGTCGGCGGTGCAGTCGGCGTTTTTTGGGGCGTACTTCCTGATGTCGTTGCCGGCGGGCTGGGTGCTGAAACGATTGGGCTACCAGCGCGGCATTGTGGCTGGTTTGCTGATAATGGCAGCTGGGGCCCTGCTGTTCGTGCCGGCCGCTGACTCCCGTGCCTTTGGCTTGTTTCTGACGGCGCTAGCAGTGCTTGGGGCCGGTATTACGCTGTTGCAAGTGGCCGCTAACCCCTACGTGAGCGTGCTGGGACCGGCTCGTTCGGCGGCGGCGCGCGTGAGCATCGTGGGTGTGGCCAACAACTTTGGCGGTGCGCTGTCGCCGCTGGTGGGCGGGCTGGTGCTGTTTGGCGGCTCGGTAACGTTAAAGGCGCGGCTAGCCGCATTGCCGCTGGCTCAACGGCTAGGCGAAGAATCACAGTTGGTGAAAGCGCCGTACCTGGGACTGGCGGCGTTTCTGGTGCTGCTAGCGGGTCTGTTCTTTTTCGTGGTGAAGCTGCCGGAAATCGAAAGCCTGCCCGTAGAGGAAGAAACCCGCGGGGCCGAATGGGACGAAGAAGGCCATTTGCGAATAGTACGCCGCAAAAGCGCCTTGGAATTTCCCCATCTATTGCTCGGCATCGGGGCTATTTTCGTGTACGTGGGGGTGGAAGTCGGGCTGGGCTCGTTCCTGATTCGTTACGGCGAAGCGCAGGGCATTCAGCAACTCTCCGCTTTCACGCAAAGCTTGGTGCGGGGCTTGAATGTGGCTACCAACTACGCCATTACGCTTTTCGGCCAGTCCCCGGCTCCGATTGATACCTCTGCTGGCTTCACGAAGGCAGTGGGCGCGGTGTTGGTGTCATCGTACTGGTTTGGTTCGTTGGTGGGCCGGGTGATTGGTATTCCGCTGTTGCTTAAGTTTCACAACCGTGCTTTGCTGGTGGCCGTGTGCGCCGCGGGCGTGACGCTGGTGGGGGCTTCTATCCTGAGCAGTGGCGAAACGGCGTTGTGGCTAATCGTGCTTTGCGGGCTGATGAACTCGATTATGTGGCCGGTTATTTTCCCGCTGGCCATTACCGGGCTCGGGCGCTTCACCAAGCAAGGCTCGTCGTACTTGGTAATGGCTATTGTGGGC